Part of the Notamacropus eugenii isolate mMacEug1 chromosome 5, mMacEug1.pri_v2, whole genome shotgun sequence genome is shown below.
TTCCCCTTGCTGGCTGAGGGTTAAAAGGGAAGGTGACCTCGTGCCCTCGGTCTGTTGGAGCAGGACCTTGTCAAGGAGAGGACGCATCATGAGGGGCTTGCTGGTGAGCGCCCCCAGGCCcccctgaccccccccccccccccccgatttAGGACCCTTTCCTGATCACCTTCCGAGCCCAGGCAGGGACGGAGCCATCTCCTATCCCCCGTACAAGAGGTGTCAGGCTCCTTATTAGTCACTGTACGAACAAGCAGCCCGGGTGGCAGGTACAGCTTCTTTATCCACTCAAAAGCGTGAGTGACCCACCCCAGCAGTACGTGATGGACATGTGTCTCTCACACCTCCACCAATGACAGACAGAGTCTCACCTCCTGAGCGCCGTCACTTAGAGCTGGGGGAAGATGAGGTAGCTTTCCTGCACAGGCTTACAAAACAGGTTTGGTTAAGGTCTGGTAAGGCTCAGACTTGAGAAGGTATAGTTTTAGTAAAGAAAAAGGATGCTTAACCGGCTACAAAGATTTTTAGCATGGCCATTTACACTAAACCTAAGCAAACTAGCGATTTTTTTAATCAgataattaataagcatttattaagatcctactGTGTACCCTCTTAACATAGAATAAAGAGAAGTGGATGAATTCTGGGGAACTATTCAAAGCccaaagaattttcttttatagCTGAGAAGAgattggagggagagaggaacTGAAGGAGACTGTCAGTAAAGTTacccagaaaaaggaagaaatataataGTAAATGCAGCACTAAATGGAGACAGCTCTCTTCTCCCCCAAAGCCACTATCAACATCTCCCATCCCTGCACCTCCCCCAATCTGGTGGTATATCCAGAAGATTAATGAGGTTCCATCCAAAACTGAGATTCTGATGCAGGTGGCAGAAGCTAGGGATTGACCACCCCACTCCTGTTTGATCTTAGACCCTCCCCTTGGCTCCCTCCAATATTATAGTTCCCTATAAACCCTGGGACCTGCGTCATGCTGTTTCCTATGTGCCCTCCCCCTCCTTTAGGTGTCCCATTCCAGAGGTCTTCTCAGATCCTTCAGTTCCAGTGCCAGAAACCTCTTTGAAAACAGAGTGGCCGAGAAACAGAAACTTTTTCAGGTTGGGGGAACCCAGAACCTGGGCATTCTTTGCCCAGGAACTCCAATGGCCCCTTTCCTTGGGATTTCCCCTCTACTCACAATTCTGTTCTCCTCCCCAGGGACCCCAACATATTCCCCTGTGTTCTGAGGGACACTGATTTCTGGTGGGGGGCTGAGACCTCTAACCAAGGGTCAGGGGGAGGAAACCCCTCCAGGAGTCCAGGCTGTAGAAGCTTGCCTTAACCCTTAAACCTGCCCTCACTTATCCTCATGATCTCCATTCCTAGGAAAACAATGACCTCCCTGTCTACCTGAAAGGTGGGCCCACAGATAGAATACTATATAGCATAACCATGTTAGCGACTATAGGAGGtgagttaccagaaagggaaagaggggctGACATTGAATCACTGGGGTGTTTAAAGGCCAGACCGGGAGGTTTTCCATTCTATGGCACCTGTGTTTCACCTAGCAGGTCCCCAAGTTGGCTCAGCCTCTAGAGATTCCAGACtctgggggtggggatgaggtgGGGAGGGGTGAATAAGTGCTACTGGAGCCTGGGaatctgggggaggggaggtcagACGCAGGTTGGGTCATCcctcacttttccctttcttctttcatcctCTTAGGAACTGGCTACAGTCTCTTTTTCTTGGTCTGGGCCTCCTTCCCCCATCAAAATACAGCGTAAGACAGCACAAGAAGATGGGCCAACCAAAGGGATGAGGGCTGGGGCGGGGAGTCAGTAAAACTTCCCTCGGGGGAGAGCTAACTCAGAGCCAGACTTTGTCTTTTGGTCTATCTCTATGGGCACCCCAGAACCCTCCCCACCCACAGCAGCTCCTCCAAAGCCCCTAAAATATTGCCAACAATTTATGTATCAAGCAGCCCCTAACCCCCAGTTCCAATAGAACCCTAGTAGAAGGTAGGTTGGGGAAAGGGGTATTTCCAAAGCAGGAAAGCCTCCCTGATAGGGTCATCCCCTCATCAGTAGCATCTTCCTGGGCAAGGGATGAGGTCCCCAAAAAGTCTTGCCTCTCTGTGTCCCATGTTTCCAATagtttctcctcatttgctttcaTTCTGAAACTCCACCCATGTCCTTGGGCTCATCCCGATGCTTCCTCACCCCTCACTCTGGGAATTCCTCTTTCCTGGGGGTCTGGAGTCACAGGGGAAGGTTGGGGGCAACAGGACTCAAAGGGGTCATACTGGTCCTGTGATGTGGTCTTGGGGGGTGAGGTGACTCCATCTCCCTGCTGGCATACGGATGTCCAGGCTCTCAGCCCTCCGGAGCAGATCTTGGACAATCCACCCTTATTTCATGCCAGTGGTCTCAATCTTAATTCAGTCTTTATAATTCAACCAACTAGGATTTGTTAGGCGgatactgtgtgccagacactgttaacTGGggttacagagacaaaaaagaaatagtccccctgcccttgaggagcttatactCTAGCAGAGGAGACAGATAAAAATATGTACTTACAAGATATTTGGAGGGCAAGGAACCAGAATCCTGAGAGAATCAAAAGAGGGCTCCTGGAGGGTGTGgcattggagagggagagaaggaggaagttgGTGATTCTaggaggagaaggtggaaggGGGGGGGGCACTCCTGGCatggagtcacacagcttgtgcaaaggcatggaaattagagatggaatattgtgtgtGTAAGAACATCACTAAGGACAACACAGACAAACATCACTTTCAATGCTTACTCTGCACAAAGCTCacacattctaaagggggagataAGACACCTGGAAGTCAGATAGGAAGGCCCCACGTGGTCCCTAGGGTCCAGCGGCAAAGCAGATGGTGATGTCTCCTTTTTAACATCATTTTCACTAAGAAAACCatgtcagtttctgatgttgaaccatgaCAGTGACAAGGACTTCTGGTGAAAAGAACCTTCCTTTCTGGATCTTCAGTAGCtgtgagagaaggaggaagaggaggagggggagaaggaaggagggaaagggaaggaggaagagaggagaaagggggaggaggaagggggagggagaggaggaagaggaaggagaggggaccAGGTGGGAGAAAAAAGGGCTATCACTGGAATTACCCCTTAACACTTAGCCTAACCCAGCATTTAGGGATGCCACCTACTAAGCACACTGATGTGATAGCTGGAGGAATGGGTGCTTATAACCAGTCCCTTGTCCCTCTGCTGGCCTGAGGTTAACAGTTGGTTAGGTGAGGGCTGGCCTTGATGCCCTGAGCTGCCGTCCAGAGCGGAGAAGCCACTGAAAAGCATCAACTGGGTGAAAGCTGTCTCTCAGGTGCTGGAACTTCCGTATATTTCCTGGTTTCTTGACTTTCCCTCTGGGGAAGTTTCTGTAGAAACGACAGGAAACTCAGAGGGCTCGTAAAACCATGTTTCAGCTGTCCCACGACTTAACATGGCTTCTGTGGGCTAGCCAGGGAATCCAGACATCCTTTGGAAAATTGTtgctgttcagctgtttcagttacatctaactctttgtgaccccatctggggttttcttagcagagatactagagtgggttgccatttcctcttcagctcattttacagatgaagaaactgaggccaccagggtgaagtgagttgcccagggtcacacagctaggagtgtctgaggtcaaatttgaactcagatcttcccaacaacaggcctggtgctctctccactgcaccacctaggggTCTACCACCTACTGCCTATCTGATCTGGGTTACttagcctctctctgcctcaatttccccatttgtagagtgagagaattagactagatggtttccAACATCTCTTATAGATCTGGGTCCTGTGATTTCCTAGTTTGGGTCATGGAAACCTGTGGGAGGCCACCCAGGAGCAGGAGTTCTTTATCTTTGTGCCTTGAACCCCTTTGGCGGTCAGTCTGGTGGCATCTAGGGACTTCTAGGGACTCTTCAGGAAGTATAAGATGAAATACATAGGAAAGCAATTATACCGAAATACAGCTGTCCGGTATCTCAGGCTCTGGGTTCAAAGTGCAGAGAGGCCCTCAAATTCAATGTCACTAACAGAGCAGATGAAGGCAATTTCCCAAGTTTAAACTACAGGATGTTGGCTCCAGTAAAATGTTACTCAGCGCTGCCTCCAGAGTCACCACGGCAAACAGCCATGTCAAGTCAACAAGGTGTTCTCCAGGGAGCCGCAGCTCCAGTAAGATTTCCCACACCTCAGTTCCCCCTAGGCTGGGCCTATGAGGCAGGGAAGCCTAGTGGTCTCACCACCCCCTTAAGGGACCAGCCTGCCCCTTGAGCCAACATCTGTTCTGGACAggctgaggaggaggaaggaaaaaggagggggatggggtcaaaaggaaaagagaaggaagtacCAGCGGCAGCCCTGGCCTGGCCCCGCTTCTGCTCTTGTTGGTTCATGGGCACAGAGGGCTGACTGCTGCTCGTTGGTGGTTCCATGGGCCCACTTACCCTCTGAGTCCCTGGCACACacacagcagcaacagcaatgaAGTCATGCCCACAGCTGCATAAAACACAGGACTCTGAATAAATCATGGTATGTGAATGAATGGAATCCCTTTGCATGTGTCATAAGACAAAGGGAAAGGGGCAGTTTTAGTAAAACTTGGGAAGACCTGGATGAACTGACAcactgaagtgagcagatccaggaaaCAGCCCCAGAAAAACAAACTTTGAAGGCCTGAGGGGCTCTCATCAACCTAATGGCCAactgtgattccagaggaccatgACAGGGCATGCTGCCCTCCTCCCAGAGGGGCAGGACTCatgatgcagaatgaaaaatCAATATATTTCTGGAAACGGCCAAAATGGGAACTTGttttgactgtgcatatttgttgccaaagttttcttttactttttttccccctagtgGGGTGTGTGAagaataggaagaagagaaaattcattaattgaaaaaatttaataaaaaaacagGTATCtctctttacatttatctcttctATTGTGGAAGAACTGGGGTATGGATCTTAAGGGCTATTGCGAGGACTGAATAATCTATGTAAAGACATAACATATATGTAGActgacaaaacaaagaaacacaagAAATAGAATAGTTGCTTCCCTCTGGGGATGCACTTAacaggccatcttttgtctcaattctttcTGAGCCCTTTGTCATTGATTGGGTGTTGCCTCACACAAACcaagacctaggaaagaccttaattcagaaaagccaaggtcatccattatATCCCAGGCAATGGCCAGTGAACTTGACCTTTATtctgccactagactttgatgactgcaggagagtgaggctgatgattttgtgcagctctgcctcacttaaatccaatttatgggCAAGTCAACACATCAcccatgatgccattggtcctcttccataaggaaggacaaagaacagagcaccaggcctggagccaggaagacctgagttcaaatcaggcctcagacatttactagctatgtgaccctggcaagtcacttaaccctgttgtcctcagtttcctcatctgcaacatgagctggagaaggaaatggcaaatgctccagtatttttgtcaagaaaccctaagtagggtcacaaagagtctaacATAACTGTAAAATAACTGCCTCTTATTATTTAGTAATTCATATCATTTTCCCTGGTGAAGTGCTCTGGAACCATTATAGACAATAGCTGTCTAGTCTTAACAGCTTTTCAGACTGTTACCAAGAGAGAACATTTATATTTATCAGCTTTTCCTTTCAGAATAGTATAGGATTGGGAGGTGGATATCCTCCTACAGATGTCTGTAGGAGGATATGCCTTTAGCTTGGTCCTTGGAGAACAGATATTGGCTATTGCCAGGGCTGGACTTAAAGTCTTGCCAGCTCGGTAGGACCTTTTGGACAGGCTGAGAAGACAGCTAACCAAATAACTCTAAACCAAATTAGACTATGTTCAAGAGAGTAGGGGGGGCTCTAGGGGCCTACAAATTTCACTGAGGGAGGAATCTCTCCTGGCTGTAGGGAgatgggaaggcttcatggaggagggggCACCTGAGACCCTTGAAATAAGGGGATTTTTAACGGCTGGAAGTGTGACCAAACAATGAGTCCCATGAGCTTGTGGTTTTCCAAGAGACATCATGGGAtgaaataaaaccagaaaaaagggagaaaacttCTTTTGTTCTTCATGACAAAGGATGGCTTCCTAGGGAagccagggaggagagagagatctggaaatgaagaggatggggaagaaaagctaaatcttaaaaaaaaaaattggtaaaggTCAACATGAGGGCAAATCCAATTATTATTCTAACATCTCGGTGACGCTGacaaattaaactgaaaagagaaacaaaagggaaaaagaatcagagccaagaaaatataaTCCATCATCACAATGCAAACGAAGACCACAGTATTCTAGTCAAGTATGGTGGCCAATGATACAACATACTCTCAGACATGGGATAGAACCTTCCTATTGATAGTTGATAAGCTGTTTTGTAATGGGGAATGTTGGGAAGGGGGCCTATCgtgtgaaaacaaaatataacacttgTGGGGGCCTGAGTGGGAAAAGCCATAAAATAAGTAATAAGTAAAGAGTCATAAaaacttaaactctgtgaaagATGGAAGCCAGAACAGGGTGACCTACTTATAATCTTAGATATGGAATTATATTTTAGATACTGAATTACATTTTATATACTTAGATACTGAATTAGAATACTGAATTAGATACTGAATTAGAATACTTAGATACTGAATTATATTTTAGACACCAAATCATAACTTAAGATACTATGACCTGTGAAAGCCAAAACAAGAATATCGTGACCTATATGTGACTAGGACATGATCAACATACAAATTCACTTTTGGGTAAAACACTGGCTTAACTCCCAAGCTCATTACTAatcagaaaactaaaaatatccTCCAATCAGCAGTGCTGTGCTCTCTAGCTCCTCCTGCCTTTGTTTTCTATAACTACCATGGGGATTTTGGGGGTTGTTCATGAGGATCCACTGAACTGTCTGACTGTCATTCCAGACCAAAGATTACACTGTTTGGAAGTATTCATAATGATTGATCACATTGATACCTATAATCAGTCTGGAGATACTTATAATTTGGTATAAAAAGAACACCCCTCCCGGTTATGGGGGAGGCACAGGGTTCCCCAGCCAGAGGAATTTCAGACCTTACATCACTACATTTAAAAATAGGTCTAGAAAGGGAAGTTGAAGTGAGCCCATGGGGGTGGGATGGGCACAAAGGGCAGGCTGTTTGGTCTTTAACGTATAGGCACTAAGAAATGATCCTTCACTTATGAGCAAGAGAGCaaattgatcttcacaatgaaTTTGAAAAATGTCTGCATCTCTCTTTCATGTTTCTTTGGAAGAGCAGTGATGGGGGACAGGGAGATAAAGAATTTAAGTACAAAGAAATTTAGGGGATaggaagggaggaataaaagaGGTGCCTGGTGGGGTCTGAGCAGGGAGAGATGTGAGGGGATGGAAGCCCAATACTCGGTCCTTCATCAGTGTACTCCTAACAAATTCATGAACTATCCTGCAACTCTTaaaagaagtgaagaaagaaggaaggtgagGAGAGGGAGGGTTTCAACCTATAATGGTTTTGAAATGGACACCATAATGGTTCACCCAGGGTGGGTGCTGTGGGAGATATTTCTTGAGTGATAACTGAGAGCCTCCTTCCATCTGGACTTTTTAGAGATGATGGGTGCCAAGACAGTCTGCTACCTATCCAAACATATAAAAGTAGAGGAATGGTCACTGTTGCCTGAAGGCCTTGCCCAAGGTTCAAACCTTCCTGGTCTTCACTAACTGTTTTGGGCTGGTGAAGAACAAGATTTGGAAATTAGAAGGCACAAGGGCTAAGGAAACAAGATGTAAGGGTTAGAGGGAGAAAAGCTGAGACAAAAAGTGGCCATGTTGACCATGCCCTTCACCCCACCTTCATGCACCCAACTGGAATCCCAGTATCCTTCCCTAGGAGAGAATCTGAATAAAGTCAGTGTACAAACTTAAGAAAACCAAGTTGaacctttttaaaaagtctcctGGAAGAAGCTTCTGAGGTTCACCAGGTCCAACCATTCACCAAAAAAGAGGAATTAGGAGTACTCTGGGAAGGATGTTCCCAATGGCCAGGAAGTGATCTAAAGATGCTGAATTGTGGAGGAATTCCGAAAGGAGGGGGATCCTTTGTGACTAGCTGAGGAGCCCTCAGGGTCCAACATCTTGTAACTTTGCAGGGTAAATTAGGCCTTACTGGGAAAATGAATGCAATCTCAGCGTAAGGACAAGCAAAGCTGTCCTTACAGAGATCTAGGAAAAGAGGTGGGTACAGTTGGAAGAAGTTAGAATATTATTTACTATCCCTTTCCCCCTGGTTCCCTGTGGCTTCTCCATGATCCAGCCTGAAGCTGTTCAAACCTGGGGACAGGGGAATGGCCCCTTTGAAAGTTCCCTGATCAGGGGACAGAAGGCCTGGACTGCGCTTCCCCtgacacccacacccacccacacacatgcCAGAGGAGAAACAACTATTTCTACATGGCAGTGGGCACAATTCCAACACTTCAAGGTTCTCCTCAGGTCCCATGATCTGAGACTGGGGGATCTCTATCCACTAATTCAGGGGGTATGAAAATGCTGATTCCCAGCTTCAGGTCTATATCCTTCCCATTCCACTAAGTACTGGAGACAGCCCTGGTGCCTTCATGAGTCCAAGGATGGCTCTGATAAAGAAGTCTTCCTGCCCTCTCACCAGCTCCATGATTGAGTAAGGTTCCAGGGACTCTAGGCCTAAGCCTAGATCTGTGTGTGTACAACATAGAAGAGGAGAGAGCAGGGAGAGTGTGTGAGTACTCATGGGTACCAGGAGCTCCCATCAAATCAGCAGGCCACCAAAATGAGCAATGGGGAAGTACCTAAGAGGGCTTAATCAGATAGGTCAATTTAGGGTTTATCCAGTATCTTTTCTGTGCTGGTCCCTACCAGGTGTGTCTGTCTTCCCCAAGCTCTGTAGCTGTCTGCTCACTTTTTATTTACAGCTATCTCTGACCACTCATAACAGGTCTCATAGGTTGGTATGAACTGTTTCTGAGTTTTCCAGGTGTGGTAGTGCAAACAAGACTGGACACAGGTGCAGATCAGTTTGTATAAAATGGTGGAGAAGCAATGGTATTATGACAACTGAACTCTGGTGAGTAGAACAAATTATGAGTTTAACAGAATCAGAAGCAGTTTCCTATATTTGGCATCTTAAAGGCACATGCGTGTTTTCATGCCTGGCTGTGGGAAAGCATCCTCGTCTTCCAGGTTCTCAAAAGTGAATTGATCCCTGAAGCTATTTCTATTAGTGGAAACATCTGTCTCAAAGAGGCAGTGGAGAGCATACCCAGGAAGCAGCTGAAGACTTGTAACCCAATGTGGGAAAATGAAAGGTTCTTCTCAAAGCAGAAAGAAGAGTCAAAACTTAAGTAAGCAGTGGTTAATAATAGCTGTATTTGGTGTTTAGGGATTTAATCTGTGATGAGGTGTTTCCAAGTCCTTCAGCCTTGCTCTAACTGGTGTACTATTTCACTAATAAGCAAGGAAAACATCTTGGAAGAATTGCCAGCGTCTACAAGGTTGGCTCTGCAACCTTAATGTACAATGTGACAAGCAGAAAATTGCCTAGgttgataactgaaaaaaaaatttcctgaatCCCATCGGTTCCATGGTCCGCTGGTCTGGATTTTCCTGAGAAATGGGCTATCTGTAATATCCACTGCATTTCTTGTGCTACAGTACTTGTTGGTTTTTCACAACCACATTCCATCCCTGAAGTCCATCTAGTCACCTCTCTGCTTTCCCAGGGTTTGTTCCGGCCCTTTTCAGACTGGAGATGGTCTCATATTTTCCTTTGCtaattttcccctttattttctgtATGTCCAGAGCCATGGGAGAGAAATATGAAATGGACACCAGAGTCTATCTTAATATTCCAAGACCCATTACTTAACGGGTGAGAGTATTCCTTTCACCAACACATCTTGTGTTCCCTCCTCCAGACTTTctcatcttgtgtgattctgtaCCATCCTTCCATGGATCCTCCATGGGAGAGTCAGCTGGTACACTGGAGGATTTTCTCTAGTTCTTTTACTCTCTTGTGGGTGTCAATGTAGCAAATGAGCTACTTTTACTTATTCTCACTCCATTACCAACTCACCTCTTATCTCAGTTACACACGTTCTTCATGACATCTTTTATATCACTTGTTTTACATAAACCACCTTGGGAATTATGTTGCCACCTACGTTATACCAACAGGCTTCTTTTCATTGTACTTTGGGTGACATGATTTCCACTCTTACACAATTATGGTCATTTGGTAGTCACAGTTCAATAAGTCACAGGGTGAATACAGGAGATAAAGAGATGTGGCTGGGGACAGCAAACATTTTGAAAGCAATGTACAATTTCATCTGTGATTGGGAGCAATGGGACACACCATGGACTTTGGATCATATGCTATTatagggcagagagagagagagagagagagagagagagagagagagagagagagagagagagagagagagagcgagagcaagagagagagggagaagcatCAGAACTCCAAGCCAGAAGAGTAAGAATTAGGTGGGAAAGTGAGGCAATCACACGACCATGTCATAATGTCGGGATAGCTCAGAAACACCCAGCAGGGGtgagaaatggggggaaaatggaaCAGACAACAAACTAAAGATAAGGGATACTTGGGTACGGAAAAGTTTAAACTTGGAGTgaagctaagaaaaaaaatccttaagacAAAAAAAACGGATTCAGATTAGACGTTAGGAAGAGATCGAAATTTTATGAAACTAAAAAGAATCAtctatatatttcttttgttCTAAAAGGTTACCtttaagttttattgcattgtttAGTATTCAAGTCTAAGTTATTttgtgaccaaccacaattccagaggcctcatgatgaagcatgttacccacTTCCTGCCAGAGAAATGATGGATCCAGAGTGCAGGAGGCACTTTTTTTTTGGATGTAatcaatgcaggaatttgttttgctggcctataaatatgtgtgtgtgtgtgtgtgtgtgtgtgtgtgtgtgtttggttttttttaaggtttggtttttctttctttttcaatgagaagataggaaggagagaaagtggattttcattaatggaaaaaattaaattaaaaaatgattttgactGAAAAAAGGTTTCTATCTTATAGAGTGGATTCATAAGTTAGGGGGTATTAGTCCTAATTTCAGTCTATGGTCCAGCTGACTTGAACCGGTATGAGTCTACCACCCTTGGAGACTGCTAAAGTAAAAGGCTTCCCCTATCCCCAACCTTTTTCCCACCACTGACATCCCAATGTCATAAGGGCTAAGAAAAATGTTATCTGGACTCTTGGGTATATAGCAAAGTGAACCATCTGAGTTAAATGTCCCTCCTTTTCATTGTACTCCTAAGGTTAATTCCACAGTGTGCAGTTTTTGATGCTTGGTGAGGGCTGCACACCTACTGAAAGCactcccacattcattacacacataaggtttctctccagtatgaattctctgatgttgagtgaGGAATGTCTTCCGACTGAAGGATTTCCCACATTCAGTACATTCAtatggtttttctccagtatgagtCCTCTGATGATAAGAAAGGGATGAGCTCtggctgaaggctttcccacattcattacatttgtagGGCTTCCCTCCAGGATGTGTTTTCTGATGTGAAAAAAGAGCTGAGTTTAGTCGGAAGGTTTTCCCACATTCGCTGCATTcatagggtttttctccagtgtgtgTTTGCTGATGGCGAGTAAGGGTTGAATTCTGGCTAAAGacttttccacattcactacataAATAGGGTTTTTCtctagtatgaattctctgatgggaATAAAGGGCGGAGCTCTGTCTGAAAGCTTTTCTACATTCGCTACACTCATagggtttctccccagtatgagTTTTCCGATGCTGTGTAAGGACTGAGTAGTatctgaaggcttttccacattcactgcattcataaggttttgctccagtatgaattctctgatgttgagtaagaGATGAGCAGTacctgaaggctttcccacaatcagtacattcatagggtttctctccagtatgaattctctgatgttcaatAATATATGTGCTCCGActaaaagctttcccacattcattgcattcatagggtttctctccagtatgagtttGCATATGCTGAGTAAGGGATGCATGGTAACTAAAGGCCTTACCACATTCACTGCATGAatagggcttctctccagtatgagttctctTATGAGAATAAAGGGATGAGATCTGGctaaaggcctttccacattcattacattcatagggtttctcaccaatatgaattctctggtgttgGGTAAGGCATGTGCTCTGGctaaaggccttcccacactgattacattcataggaCTTCTCTCCaatatggattctctgatgctcAGTTTGGTCTGAATTCCATTTCAGTCTACTTCCATGTTTATCACAGTTTTGGGGTCTCTCATCTTCAGGAATTATCTGCTGTGTCACAAAGCTCCCCTCAAATCTACCACATTCAGAGACTCTCTCCTCAGTGGTAATTTTCTTGTGTATGATTGTCACTCGCCTCCAGTGACCCTCCTTAGTTCTCTGCTCCCTCTCAAAACTGCCCTTACATTCCCAGGCTTCTTTCAACTTGGACTGTGAGGGACCATTCTTTGTAATTACTCCCTGAGGTGATCTTTCTTCAGAACTGTCCCACTTTGGAGATAATACCTTGGTCTTGGCCTTGATCTCCCAggctgaaagaaataaaaaaaaatgaaacatcctCTTTGCTCTGTGTTGAGAATAAAGAAACCCCTTGGTGAGATGGGGATAATGAAGCTGAAAATAACATCTGCTAGGATTTTGATAACTCTCCAATAAAACCCATACAATCTAGGAAGATCACAAGTAGAAAAGGAGAAGTGATTTGAGAGGCAGAGATCTAGTGTTTAGAGAATAAAATCCAGGTAGAAGGGTGGGCTGGGATGTGGTAGAAACGATGGGTGAACAGGTTAAACTGAGGAACTGTGAATGAAAGGAAACAGAATACAGTCAATAATGTTGTTTCCCTAAATgttctcccttctacctctagtCTATCCTGAACATTGCTAcgaatttttcaaaaatatcaaCTTTACTGGATCTATCCCTTGCTAAAATTCCTCTGATGGCTTTCCAGCTATAACATAAAGCTGAAACTCATCTTGGTATTCAAGAGCTGTGCCACAA
Proteins encoded:
- the LOC140503965 gene encoding cytochrome c oxidase subunit 7A1, mitochondrial-like encodes the protein MRGLLVSHSRGLLRSFSSSARNLFENRVAEKQKLFQENNDLPVYLKGGPTDRILYSITMLATIGGTGYSLFFLVWASFPHQNTA